Proteins encoded together in one Candidatus Atribacteria bacterium window:
- a CDS encoding adenylosuccinate lyase, producing the protein MIDRYSLPVMKKIWEEESKYKSWLRIELLVCEALFELGKINREAIENIRKNARYSIGRIQEIEKVTRHDVLAFTTAVGENLGEYSRYFHQGLTSSDILDTSLALMLKQSAEIILEDIDHLLNALKEKALQHKYSLMMGRTHGVHAEPITFGFKIALWFSEMERNLERMKRAKEEVSYGKISGAVGTFAHIDLSVEEYVCTKLHLTPAKISNQIIQRDRHAYYLATLAVIASSLEKFSTEIRGLQRTEIYEVEEKFSFGQKGSSAMPHKRNPIICERICGLSRVVRANALTGLENINLWHERDISHSSAERIILPDSNILVDYMLQKFTQLVANLNVYPERMKENLGKTKGLIFSQKVMLRLTEKDLSREEAYRIVQGISMKVWQGQIEFKELLLRDHEVGQYLTKSEIEECFDYQNYLKNIDSIFSRVFKE; encoded by the coding sequence ATGATTGATAGATACTCTCTTCCGGTGATGAAAAAAATCTGGGAAGAGGAGAGTAAATATAAAAGTTGGCTAAGAATAGAACTTTTAGTTTGTGAAGCTTTATTTGAATTGGGAAAGATAAATCGAGAAGCAATAGAAAATATCCGAAAAAATGCCAGATATTCTATAGGCCGTATTCAGGAAATAGAAAAAGTAACGCGACATGATGTTCTAGCCTTTACAACTGCTGTGGGAGAAAACTTGGGAGAGTATTCCCGTTATTTCCATCAAGGATTAACCTCTTCCGATATATTAGATACTTCTTTAGCCTTAATGTTGAAGCAATCAGCTGAAATAATTTTGGAAGATATTGATCATTTACTCAATGCTTTAAAAGAAAAGGCTTTGCAGCACAAGTATTCTCTAATGATGGGCAGAACGCATGGTGTTCATGCTGAACCGATCACCTTTGGTTTTAAAATAGCCTTATGGTTCTCCGAAATGGAAAGAAATTTGGAGAGGATGAAGAGAGCGAAGGAAGAAGTAAGTTACGGTAAGATATCGGGGGCAGTAGGAACTTTTGCTCATATTGATCTTTCGGTGGAGGAATATGTTTGCACAAAATTACATCTGACACCGGCAAAGATTTCTAATCAAATTATTCAAAGAGATCGGCATGCCTATTATTTAGCTACCCTAGCAGTAATTGCCAGTTCTTTGGAAAAGTTTTCCACTGAAATAAGGGGATTGCAGAGGACTGAAATTTACGAAGTGGAAGAAAAATTTTCCTTCGGGCAGAAGGGTTCTTCAGCTATGCCACATAAGAGAAATCCCATAATTTGTGAAAGAATTTGTGGACTTTCTCGAGTAGTTAGAGCGAATGCCTTAACGGGTTTGGAAAATATTAACCTGTGGCATGAGAGAGACATTTCCCATTCTTCTGCTGAGCGAATTATTCTCCCCGATAGTAATATTCTTGTTGATTATATGTTACAAAAATTTACTCAACTTGTAGCTAATCTAAATGTATATCCCGAACGAATGAAGGAAAATTTAGGAAAAACCAAAGGACTAATCTTTTCACAGAAGGTGATGTTAAGACTTACCGAAAAAGATCTTTCTCGAGAGGAAGCATACAGGATAGTGCAAGGAATTTCTATGAAAGTCTGGCAAGGCCAGATAGAGTTTAAAGAACTTTTATTAAGAGACCATGAAGTAGGTCAATATCTAACAAAATCAGAGATAGAAGAATGCTTTGATTATCAGAATTATTTAAAAAATATAGATTCAATATTTAGCAGAGTATTTAAGGAATAA